In Streptomyces sp. NBC_00091, the following proteins share a genomic window:
- a CDS encoding RNA polymerase sigma factor SigF, which produces MSAEQGSSKVLTLVKRELPAVSDRSEAIDTRTLSRSLFQRLAALDADSPERAYVRDTLIELNLPLVRYAAARFRSRNEPMEDIVQVGTIGLIKAIDRFDCERGVEFPTFAMPTVVGEIKRFFRDTSWSVRVPRRLQELRLALTKASDELAQKLDRSPTVPELAAVLGVTEEEVVDGLAVGNAYTASSLDSPSPEDEGGEGSLADRLGYEDSALEGVEYRESLKPLLAKLAPRERQIIMLRFFANMTQSQIGEEVGISQMHVSRLLTRTLAQLRTGLIGD; this is translated from the coding sequence ATGTCCGCAGAACAGGGCAGCTCCAAGGTGCTCACGCTCGTCAAGCGTGAGCTGCCGGCAGTGTCCGACCGCTCGGAAGCCATCGACACCCGCACCCTCTCCCGCTCCCTCTTCCAGCGACTTGCCGCCCTGGACGCGGACAGCCCCGAACGGGCGTACGTACGTGACACCCTGATCGAGCTGAACCTGCCGCTGGTGCGCTACGCGGCGGCCCGGTTCCGCAGCCGCAACGAGCCGATGGAGGACATCGTCCAGGTCGGCACCATCGGCCTGATCAAGGCGATCGACCGGTTCGACTGCGAACGCGGCGTGGAGTTCCCGACGTTCGCGATGCCGACCGTCGTGGGCGAGATCAAACGATTCTTTCGGGACACTTCCTGGTCCGTCCGCGTCCCGCGCCGGCTCCAGGAACTGCGCCTCGCGCTGACCAAGGCCAGCGACGAGCTCGCCCAGAAGCTGGACCGGTCCCCGACCGTTCCGGAGCTGGCGGCCGTGCTCGGCGTGACCGAGGAGGAGGTCGTCGACGGCCTCGCCGTGGGCAACGCCTACACCGCCTCCTCGCTCGACTCGCCCTCCCCGGAGGACGAGGGCGGCGAGGGCTCGCTCGCGGACCGGCTCGGGTACGAGGACAGCGCGCTCGAGGGTGTGGAGTACCGCGAGTCGCTCAAGCCGCTGCTGGCCAAACTCGCGCCCCGGGAACGGCAGATCATCATGCTGCGGTTCTTCGCGAACATGACCCAGTCGCAGATCGGCGAGGAGGTCGGCATCTCCCAGATGCATGTCTCCCGGCTGCTCACCCGGACGCTCGCCCAGCTGCGGACGGGCCTGATCGGGGACTGA